A genomic region of Kluyveromyces marxianus DMKU3-1042 DNA, complete genome, chromosome 5 contains the following coding sequences:
- the VPS64 gene encoding factor arrest protein 10, with amino-acid sequence MVEKPGSTGKGRRLRSNSSSNGSSSDDIVSDSINITEKEQKPVVRNKYTHVLVLKSLNNTFETKFLVIPFKPNGLKLGRPVIGAQNSGGNNGVGGKGDPQVKADNGNFDSRVLSRNHASLSCDAKTGKICIHDLKSSNGTFVNGTRIGQTDVEIKVGDVIDLGADIDTKLEHRKISALVEDISVIPLISENQKLLSSGKRDVSKSRPIDCSSDDSLVTITTAQKAAFEAAMFGDVNNLDLEDAVLGSETEILSGIFINNSIGTSPNLINIIKTLVTDLTLEKLEYEKLKSIDNFMVNYTNKLDYLSKVRIEQADSQLIKLQKTIKQKLSNQRSEFEKTHNEEVKALVTENSNLKTRMNEILEMKDNEIKQLKNEIEELKTRLEVEVFKNTQLLHPKSKPGKVKSKGMEKSKNLAERKDEDYDDIDSESDITIKQNDPVQLKRANSGKKSIQSKTNLVLLSSISAGALAAIIKYAAK; translated from the coding sequence ATGGTCGAAAAACCGGGGAGCACTGGAAAAGGCAGGAGGCTTCGTTCCAATTCTAGTAGCAATGGGTCTAGCAGCGATGATATTGTATCTGACTCGATTAACATCACtgaaaaggaacaaaaaccCGTGGTTAGGAACAAGTACACTcatgttcttgttcttaaATCGCTAAATAATACTTTCGAAACCAAGTTTCTCGTGATACCTTTCAAGCCGAACGGCCTAAAACTAGGACGACCTGTGATAGGAGCACAAAATTCTGGAGGAAATAATGGTGTCGGTGGGAAAGGTGATCCTCAAGTGAAAGCTGATAATGGAAACTTTGACTCGCGAGTACTTTCAAGGAACCATGCATCGCTTTCCTGTGATGCTAAGACCGGTAAAATATGCATTCATGACTTGAAATCTTCGAATGGTACTTTCGTGAACGGAACAAGAATAGGTCAAACAGACGTTGAGATTAAGGTTGGTGATGTAATAGATTTAGGTGCAGATATAGATACAAAGTTGGAGCACCGCAAAATTAGTGCCCTAGTGGAAGATATATCAGTTATACCTTTGATTAGCGAAAATCAAAAGTTGTTGAGTTCTGGGAAACGTGACGTAAGTAAGTCAAGACCTATTGATTGTTCATCAGATGACTCACTGGTCACCATCACGACAGCACAAAAAGCTGCATTCGAAGCTGCTATGTTTGGTGATGTCAACAATCTTGACTTGGAAGATGCAGTATTGGGTTCAGAAACTGAGATCCTAAGTGGTATCTTCATAAACAACTCGATTGGTACAAGTCCTAActtaattaatattattaaaacACTTGTAACAGATTTAACACTTGAAAAATTAGAGTATGAAAAGCTCAAGTCAATTGACAACTTCATGGTGAACTATACCAATAAACTTGACTACTTATCAAAAGTCAGGATAGAACAAGCTGACTCTCAATTAATAAAATTGCAAAAAACAATTAAGCAAAAGCTTTCAAATCAAAGGAGcgaatttgaaaagaccCATAATGAGGAAGTAAAAGCTCTGGTAACGGAAAACAGCAACTTGAAGACGCGTATGAATGAAATACTTGAAATGAAAGATAACGAAATAAAACAGCTTAAgaatgaaattgaagaactcAAAACTCGCTTAGAAGTGGAGGTGTTTAAGAATAcccaacttcttcatcccAAGTCGAAACCTGGAAAGGTGAAATCCAAGGGAATGGAAAAATCGAAGAATTTAGCTGAGagaaaagatgaagattATGACGACATAGATTCTGAATCGGACATAACTATTAAACAAAATGATCCAGTGCAACTCAAAAGAGCTAATTCTGGAAAGAAGTCAATTCAGAGCAAAACGAACTTGGTTCTATTGAGTTCTATATCAGCTGGTGCACTAGCAGCCATTATAAAATATGCAGCAAAGTAA